In Tsuneonella amylolytica, one genomic interval encodes:
- a CDS encoding ATP-dependent helicase produces the protein MTSPDPALPAITDLPAYAANLNAPQQQAVLTTEGPVLMLAGAGTGKTAALTARLAHLVAMRLAWPSEILCVTFTNKAAREMRERVGRHIGQAVEGMPWLGTFHSIGAKMLRRHAELVGLQSNYTIIDTDDQIRLLKQLITENDVDEKRWPARQLAGLLDRWKNRGLNPGDLDAVENEAYADGRGQQFYTLYQDRLKALNACDFGDLLLHMLNIFRRETQVLRHYQQRFKYILVDEYQDTNQVQYLWLRLLAQERKNICVVGDDDQSIYSWRGAEVANILKFEKDFPGAAVIKLEQNYRSTPDILAAASGLINANSERLGKTLWTELNHGEKVRVIGVWDGPEEARRVGEEIERLEREGAGLDQVAILVRAQYQTREFEDRFIQIGMNYRIVGGFRFYERAEIRDALAYLRVIAQPADDLAFERIYNQPKRGLGAKTLEQMHRHARATGLPLAAASLQLADSDELPARARGTIAQLMGHFLRWRDMAETTSPAELLRTVLAESGYDAMLKADRSAEAAGRADNLSELARAMEEYDTLQDFLEHVALVMDNDRNDGGEKVTIMTIHAAKGLEFDHLFLPGWEEGVFPSQRALDEGGLASLEEERRLAYVAITRARQRCTIIHAANRRIYGQWTSSIPSRFVGELPKDHIEEETTLTGGASLWRAQMSEHDDPFAHLAREQPARTMTRGPGWQRALTSGYDPAPARIKETTRSAASFAAKPRADIAVGQRVFHDKFGYGEVLGQEGNKLEIEFEQAGRKRVIDSFVTAA, from the coding sequence GTGACCTCGCCCGACCCCGCCCTTCCCGCCATCACGGACCTTCCCGCCTACGCGGCGAACCTCAACGCGCCGCAACAGCAAGCCGTTCTGACGACGGAAGGCCCGGTATTGATGCTGGCCGGCGCCGGCACGGGCAAGACGGCGGCTCTCACCGCACGGCTCGCACACCTCGTCGCGATGCGGCTCGCGTGGCCGAGCGAGATCCTGTGCGTCACGTTCACCAACAAGGCGGCCCGGGAGATGCGCGAGCGTGTCGGCCGCCATATCGGACAGGCGGTGGAAGGCATGCCGTGGCTCGGCACCTTCCACTCGATCGGCGCCAAGATGCTGCGTCGCCACGCCGAACTCGTCGGGTTGCAGTCGAACTATACGATCATCGATACCGACGACCAGATCCGCCTGCTGAAGCAGCTGATCACCGAAAACGACGTCGACGAGAAGCGCTGGCCCGCACGCCAGCTTGCCGGACTGCTCGATCGTTGGAAGAACCGCGGGCTCAATCCCGGCGATCTCGATGCTGTCGAGAACGAGGCTTACGCCGATGGGCGCGGGCAGCAGTTCTACACGCTGTATCAGGATCGGCTGAAGGCGCTGAACGCCTGCGATTTTGGCGACCTGCTCCTGCACATGCTGAACATCTTCCGCCGGGAAACCCAGGTGCTGCGGCACTACCAGCAGCGCTTCAAGTACATCCTCGTCGACGAATACCAGGATACCAACCAGGTCCAGTACCTGTGGCTCCGCCTGCTCGCGCAGGAGCGCAAGAACATCTGTGTGGTCGGCGACGACGATCAGTCGATCTATTCGTGGCGCGGGGCGGAAGTCGCGAACATCCTGAAGTTCGAGAAAGACTTCCCCGGCGCGGCGGTGATCAAGTTGGAACAGAACTACCGCTCCACCCCCGACATCCTCGCAGCGGCCAGCGGCCTCATCAACGCGAACAGCGAGCGGCTCGGCAAGACTCTGTGGACCGAGTTGAACCACGGCGAGAAGGTCCGCGTCATCGGCGTGTGGGACGGGCCCGAGGAAGCGCGCCGCGTGGGCGAGGAGATCGAGCGGCTGGAGCGCGAGGGCGCCGGGCTCGACCAGGTCGCGATCCTCGTACGTGCACAATATCAGACGCGCGAGTTCGAGGACCGCTTCATCCAGATCGGCATGAACTACCGCATCGTCGGCGGCTTCCGGTTCTACGAACGCGCCGAAATCCGCGATGCGCTCGCCTACCTGCGCGTGATCGCGCAGCCGGCCGACGACCTGGCGTTCGAGCGCATCTACAACCAGCCCAAGCGCGGGCTCGGCGCAAAGACGCTGGAGCAGATGCACCGGCACGCCCGCGCCACCGGCTTGCCGCTGGCCGCCGCCTCGCTCCAGCTCGCCGACAGCGACGAACTACCGGCGCGCGCGCGCGGGACCATCGCCCAGTTGATGGGCCACTTCCTGCGCTGGCGCGACATGGCTGAAACAACCTCGCCGGCCGAACTCCTGCGCACGGTGCTCGCGGAAAGCGGCTACGACGCGATGCTCAAGGCCGACCGCAGCGCCGAAGCAGCCGGCCGCGCCGACAACCTCAGCGAACTCGCGCGGGCGATGGAAGAGTACGACACGCTGCAGGATTTCCTCGAACACGTTGCGCTGGTGATGGACAACGACCGGAACGATGGCGGGGAAAAGGTCACGATCATGACCATTCATGCCGCCAAGGGGCTGGAGTTCGATCACCTGTTCCTGCCCGGGTGGGAAGAAGGCGTCTTCCCCAGTCAGCGCGCGCTCGACGAGGGCGGTCTCGCCAGCCTAGAGGAAGAGCGACGCCTTGCCTACGTGGCTATTACCCGTGCGCGGCAGCGCTGTACGATCATCCACGCGGCCAACCGCCGCATCTACGGGCAATGGACGAGCTCCATCCCGAGCCGCTTTGTCGGCGAGCTGCCTAAGGATCATATAGAAGAAGAGACGACGCTCACCGGCGGCGCCAGCCTCTGGCGCGCGCAGATGAGCGAGCACGACGATCCCTTTGCGCACCTCGCCCGGGAGCAGCCCGCGCGCACGATGACGCGCGGGCCCGGATGGCAGCGCGCACTGACCAGCGGCTACGACCCCGCCCCCGCGCGCATCAAGGAAACGACGCGCAGCGCCGCGAGCTTCGCGGCGAAGCCGCGCGCCGACATCGCGGTCGGCCAGCGGGTCTTCCACGACAAGTTCGGATATGGCGAAGTTCTGGGACAGGAAGGCAACAAGCTCGAGATCGAGTTCGAGCAGGCCGGACGCAAGCGTGTGATCGACAGCTTCGTCACCGCCGCCTGA